The Solanum pennellii chromosome 11, SPENNV200 genome contains a region encoding:
- the LOC107005156 gene encoding pentatricopeptide repeat-containing protein At3g46790, chloroplastic, protein MWTLLQTPPPPPPPCGVQNPYSSRRISTAICHSTGGNSASKSINLCLRCNYNDSIQSYCKKGELKQALQLLSQEPNPTQHTYELLILSCSEKNSFYDGLTVHRKLIDDGFEQDPFLATKLVNMYSNLDSIDYARQVFDKINDRTIFLWNAFFRALTLAGNGVEVLNLYTRMNSIGIISDRFTYTYVLKACAVASLPKHKEIHAQLFRHGYHTHTHIMTTLIDVYARFGYVENAACVFNQMPQKNMVSWSAMIGCYAKNGKPLEAFDVFRDMMNHVLLPNSVTMVSVVQACAALGALEHGKVLHGYILRKGLDSILPVLSALVTMYARCGALELGRRVFDQMGKRDVVAWNSMISSYGIHGFGGKAIETFREMIRHGVSPSPISFVSVLGACSHAGLVEEGKELFDSMLKEHNICPTVEHYACMVDLLGRANQLEEAAIIIQDMRIEPGPKVWGSLLGSCRIHCNVELAERASRRLFELEPTNAGNYVLLADIYAEAKMWDEVKQVRKLLEAKGLRKVSGCSMIEVKRKIYSLQSVDELNIQIEQIHALLLKLSTEMKQNGMYVPDTRIVLYDLEEEEKERILLGHSEKLAVAFGLINSSKGDPIRISKNLRLCEDCHSFTKLISKYTNREILVRDINRFHHFANGVCSCGDYW, encoded by the coding sequence ATGTGGACGCTTCTTCAAACGCCTCCTCCTCCACCACCTCCATGTGGTGTGCAAAATCCTTATTCATCCCGTCGTATCTCAACCGCGATTTGCCATTCTACTGGTGGTAACAGTGCTAGTAAGAGTATCAACTTATGTCTCCGTTGTAATTACAACGATTCTATACAATCATATTGCAAGAAAGGAGAACTCAAACAAGCCCTTCAACTCCTTTCTCAAGAACCCAATCCCACTCAACATACTTACGAACTCCTCATCCTCTCTTGCTCTGAGAAAAACTCATTCTATGATGGTTTAACTGTTCACCGTAAACTTATCGATGATGGGTTCGAACAAGATCCGTTTTTGGCTACGAAACTCGTTAACATGTACTCTAATCTCGACTCTATTGACTATGCACGCCAAGTGTTTGATAAAATTAACGACCGAACTATCTTCCTTTGGAATGCGTTTTTCAGGGCATTGACATTAGCTGGAAATGGGGTTGAGGTGTTGAACTTGTATACGCGAATGAATTCGATTGGAATCATATCTGATAGATTCACTTATACTTATGTACTCAAGGCTTGTGCTGTTGCTTCTCTACCTAAACATAAGGAAATTCACGCGCAGCTATTTAGACATGGTTATCACACTCACACGCATATTATGACTACgttaattgatgtatatgctagGTTTGGTTACGTAGAGAATGCTGCTTGTGTCTTCAATCAAATGCCGCAGAAAAACATGGTTTCGTGGAGCGCGATGATTGGTTGTTATGCGAAGAATGGGAAACCTCTTGAAGCATTCGATGTTTTTCGTGATATGATGAATCATGTTTTGTTACCAAACTCGGTGACAATGGTTAGTGTGGTTCAAGCTTGTGCAGCACTGGGTGCACTAGAGCATGGGAAGGTATTACATGGATATATACTAAGAAAAGGGCTTGATTCTATTTTGCCTGTTCTTAGTGCCCTTGTGACAATGTATGCAAGATGTGGTGCTTTAGAATTGGGACGAAGAGTGTTTGATCAGATGGGAAAGCGGGATGTTGTTGCGTGGAATTCCATGATTTCAAGCTATGGAATACATGGATTTGGGGGCAAAGCGATTGAAACGTTTAGAGAAATGATTCGACATGGAGTGTCACCAAGTCCAATATCATTTGTTAGTGTATTGGGAGCTTGTAGTCATGCAGGGCTTGTTGAGGAAGGGAAAGAATTATTCGATTCAATGTTGAAAGAACATAATATCTGCCCTACTGTGGAACACTACGCTTGTATGGTTGATCTACTTGGAAGAGCGAATCAGTTGGAAGAAGCAGCTATAATCATTCAAGATATGCGGATTGAACCAGGACCGAAAGTTTGGGGTTCTCTTCTTGGATCATGTAGGATTCATTGTAATGTTGAACTTGCGGAGAGGGCAAGTAGAAGGTTATTCGAGCTTGAACCGACAAATGCTGGGAACTATGTACTTTTGGCTGATATTTATGCAGAAGCTAAGATGTGGGATGAGGTTAAACAAGTAAGGAAGCTTTTGGAGGCCAAGGGATTGCGGAAAGTGTCTGGTTGTAGCATGATTGAAGTAAAGAGGAAAATCTACTCTCTCCAGTCGGTTGATGAACTTAACATCCAAATTGAGCAAATTCATGCGTTGTTGCTAAAACTGTCAACGGAGATGAAACAGAACGGGATGTATGTCCCAGATACCAGAATTGTGCTGTATGATCTtgaagaagaggagaaagaacGTATTTTGTTAGGTCACAGCGAGAAATTAGCAGTCGCCTTTGGTTTGATTAATAGCAGCAAAGGAGATCCTATACGGATTAGTAAGAACTTGAGGTTATGTGAGGACTGCCACTCATTCACCAAGCTCATTTCGAAATATACAAACAGAGAAATTCTAGTCAGAGACATCAATCGATTTCATCATTTCGCCAATGGGGTTTGTTCATGTGGAGATTATTGGTAG
- the LOC114074895 gene encoding uncharacterized protein LOC114074895 — protein MDLILFAFKELAITTQSFRETNLIGEGGFGSVYKGRIDSGQNPRKKLQYCRPDRNIEYFYPEWNAKVKISQKISINNHIDSSSSSNLPILYIKFQFDTLFTGRLDQEIPYGRLIQIKLFHSATYMSRDKFFRVIEDNFKKLWGDLFDKNERRVFIEDMIEEIHEIIYDECNKGRQHLDVSIHMSLFASNIVKLLWKMENNEDVMIDDCIICFEEFGKREKEVICMPCSHIFHGNCITTWLQNGHSCPICRYDLRAK, from the exons ATGGACCTGATTCTGTTCGCGTTCAAGGAACTAGCCATCACAACTCAGAGTTTTAGGGAAACTAATCTTATTGGCGAAGGCGGCTTTGGAAGCGTCTATAAAGGCCGTATAGATTCAGGTCAG AACCCTAGGAAGAAATTGCAATATTGTCGTCCCGATAggaatattgaatatttttatcctGAATGGAACGCAAAggtcaaaatttctcaaaaaataagtATCAATAACCATATtgattcttcttcttcgtctaATTTACCCATATTATACATCAAATTTCAGTTTGATACATTGTTTACTGGACGACTTGACCAAGAGATACCTTATGGCAGATTAATCCAGATCAAACTTTTCCATTCAGCTACATACATGTCACGCGACAAGTTCTTCCGTGTCATAGaagataatttcaaaaaattatgggGTGACttatttgataagaatgaacGTCGAGTTTTCATTGAAGATATGATAGAAGAAATCCATGAAATTATTTATGATGAGTGTAACAAGGGTCGCCAACACTTGGATGTGAGTATTCACATGAGTTTATTCGCTTCAAACATAGTGAAGTTGTTATGGAAGATGGAGAATAATGAAGATGTTATGATTGATGATTGTATCATTTGTTTCGAAGAGTttggaaagagagaaaaagaagtgATTTGTATGCCGtgctctcatatttttcatggAAATTGCATTACGACATGGCTACAAAATGGACATTCTTGCCCTATTTGCCGTTATGATCTTCGTGCCAAATAA